In Musa acuminata AAA Group cultivar baxijiao chromosome BXJ3-9, Cavendish_Baxijiao_AAA, whole genome shotgun sequence, a single genomic region encodes these proteins:
- the LOC135649084 gene encoding zinc finger protein JAGGED-like, translating into MADEEARGEAEEQAAKKGKGKKAFKCRYCDRVFATSQALGGHQNGHRRERDAARRAERAAELFYSMQTTPVPMLSFPSFLHSSQPLVHAARGHLRQPLCPPYHPVPPSAHYQHYHPPYSFDNNVEATSRIDPRYSFSVSPYGGHVLRDEESSRTANCQRSYNPKIAGNARAPQEMAQVTMQVPSASTNITLEFKQDSVCAEDGKNGNEDKIDLTLHL; encoded by the coding sequence ATGGCTGATGAGGAAGCAAGGGGTGAAGCAGAAGAGCAGGCAGCTAAGAAAGGCAAGGGGAAGAAGGCTTTCAAGTGCCGGTACTGCGACCGGGTGTTTGCAACCTCGCAAGCACTTGGTGGCCACCAAAACGGCCACCGCCGGGAACGGGATGCTGCCAGAAGGGCTGAGCGTGCAGCCGAGCTCTTCTACAGCATGCAGACGACACCAGTGCCCATGCTCTCATTCCCATCATTTCTGCACTCCAGTCAGCCGCTTGTGCATGCTGCCAGAGGCCATCTCCGGCAGCCACTGTGCCCACCATATCACCCCGTGCCACCCTCTGCTCACTACCAGCATTACCATCCACCTTATAGCTTCGACAACAACGTGGAAGCCACATCGAGGATTGATCCAAGGTACAGTTTCTCGGTTTCCCCTTATGGTGGGCATGTGCTAAGAGACGAGGAGAGCtcaagaactgcaaactgtcaaagAAGCTACAACCCTAAAATTGCTGGTAATGCAAGGGCACCGCAAGAAATGGCACAGGTGACCATGCAAGTCCCATCAGCATCCACAAACATAACCTTAGAATTTAAGCAAGACAGTGTTTGCGCTGAGGATGGTAAGAATGGCAATGAAGATAAGATAGACCTTACTCTTCATCTATGA
- the LOC135650253 gene encoding putative kinase-like protein TMKL1 gives MPSLPPKAAPFPLFSLLPCSSFFFFFLCCFAVYFFSFASSEPSSADVALLFNKIKPALQGSATNAELSSWNVSLPLCLWRGLRWSAGGSAAKIRCEDDLALRSNLSLSSDPSLHLLSIRLPAAALAGSLPPELGLFSYLESLYLDVNSLTGPIPLELGNAPALSDLDLAGNALEGALPPSIWNLCDRLVSLRLHENDLSGSVPDPAMPSSSCNKLKVLDLSDNRFQGSFPKFVSEFSGLEELDLSNNRFSGSITDSLAGLGKLVRLNLSCNNFTGPLPASFGESKFKAEAFQGNPGLCGPPLGKCGSGSGLSSGAIAGIVIGLLAGAVVLASVFIGWVQGRKRRNRARKADEEADMVFEEDGNGGGDGKLIVFQGGEHLSLEDVLNATGQVMEKTNYGTVYKAKLADGGNISLRLLREGSCKDQAECLPVIRQLGRVRHENLTALRAFYQGKRGEKLLIYDYHPSRSLHDLLHDTRAGKPLLNWPRRHKIALGVARGLAHLHTGLETPITHGNVRSKNVLIDEYFVPRLTEFGLDKLMVPAVADEMVSAAKCDGYKAPELQKMKKCGSRTDVYAFGILLLEILMGRKPGKGTGEGADLPALVKVAVLEETTMEVFDVEVLKGTRNPMEDGLVQALKLAMGCCAPAAAARPDMNEVVKQLEENRSRNRSALYTPTDRSEIGTPF, from the exons ATGCCTTCTTTGCCTCCAAAAGCTGCTCCTTTTCCTCTGTTTTCTCTCCTGCCatgttcttccttcttcttcttcttcttgtgctgCTTCGCGGTGTACTTCTTCTCCTTCGCTTCCTCGGAGCCTAGCTCAGCCGACGTCGCCCTTCTCTTCAACAAGATAAAGCCCGCGCTCCAAGGCTCCGCCACCAATGCCGAGCTCTCCTCTTGGAACGTTTCACTCCCCCTCTGCCTTTGGCGTGGCCTCCGTTGGTCTGCCGGTGGCAGCGCCGCTAAGATCCGGTGCGAGGACGACCTGGCCCTCCGCTCCAACCTTTCCCTCTCCTCCGACCCCTCACTCCACCTCCTCTCCATCCGCCTCCCGGCCGCCGCCCTAGCCGGGTCCCTCCCGCCGGAACTCGGCCTGTTCTCCTACCTCGAGTCCCTCTACCTCGACGTCAACTCCCTCACTGGGCCCATCCCCCTCGAGCTCGGGAACGCCCCCGCACTCTCCGATCTCGACCTCGCCGGCAACGCCCTCGAGGGCGCCCTCCCGCCTTCCATATGGAACCTCTGCGACCGCCTTGTCTCGCTCCGGCTTCACGAAAACGACCTCTCCGGCTCCGTTCCTGACCCGGCGATGCCCAGCTCGAGCTGCAACAAGCTTAAAGTCTTGGACTTGAGCGACAACCGGTTCCAAGGATCTTTCCCTAAGTTCGTTTCCGAGTTCAGTGGCCTGGAGGAGCTCGATCTTAGCAACAATCGCTTCTCCGGTTCGATCACGGACTCGCTCGCTGGCCTCGGAAAGCTGGTAAGGTTGAATCTTTCGTGCAACAACTTCACAGGGCCATTGCCGGCGTCCTTCGGGGAGTCCAAGTTCAAGGCGGAGGCGTTCCAGGGGAACCCGGGGCTATGTGGGCCGCCATTGGGGAAATGCGGGTCGGGCTCCGGACTGAGCTCCGGCGCGATCGCGGGCATCGTGATTGGGTTGCTGGCCGGGGCGGTGGTCCTTGCGTCGGTGTTCATTGGCTGGGTGcaggggaggaagaggaggaacagAGCAAGGAAGGCGGACGAGGAGGCGGACATGGTGTTCGAGGAGGACGGAAACGGCGGCGGAGACGGGAAACTGATTGTGTTCCAGGGCGGCGAGCACCTCTCGCTCGAGGACGTGCTGAACGCCACCGGGCAGGTGATGGAGAAGACGAACTATGGAACGGTGTACAAGGCGaagctggccgacggtggcaacaTCTCGCTTCGTCTGCTGAGGGAAGGTAGCTGCAAGGACCAAGCGGAGTGCTTGCCGGTCATCCGGCAGCTCGGGCGAGTTCGGCATGAGAATCTGACAGCACTGCGAGCGTTCTACCAAGGGAAGCGAGGGGAGAAGCTCCTCATCTACGACTACCACCCCAGTAGATCCCTCCATGACCTCCTCCATG ACACCAGAGCCGGAAAGCCGCTGCTGAACTGGCCTCGACGGCACAAGATAGCCCTCGGGGTGGCGCGGGGGCTCGCGCACCTGCACACCGGCCTGGAGACGCCCATCACACACGGCAACGTGCGGTCCAAGAACGTGCTCATCGACGAGTACTTCGTGCCGAGGCTCACCGAGTTCGGGCTCGACAAGTTGATGGTCCCGGCCGTGGCGGACGAGATGGTGTCCGCCGCCAAGTGCGACGGATACAAGGCGCCGGAGCTGCAGAAGATGAAGAAGTGCGGTTCGAGGACGGACGTCTACGCCTTCGGGATCCTGCTCCTGGAGATCCTGATGGGCAGGAAGCCAGGGAAGGGGACGGGCGAGGGGGCGGACCTGCCGGCGCTGGTGAAGGTGGCGGTGCTGGAGGAGACGACGATGGAGGTGTTCGACGTGGAGGTGCTGAAGGGGACAAGGAATCCGATGGAGGACGGGCTGGTGCAGGCGCTGAAGCTGGCGATGGGCTGCTGCGCACCGGCAGCGGCGGCCAGGCCGGACATGAACGAGGTGGTGAAGCAGCTGGAGGAGAACAGGTCCCGGAACAGGTCCGCGCTGTATACGCCCACTGATAGGAGCGAGATCGGGACACCCTTCTGA